A single region of the Nicotiana sylvestris chromosome 6, ASM39365v2, whole genome shotgun sequence genome encodes:
- the LOC138871636 gene encoding zinc finger BED domain-containing protein RICESLEEPER 2-like encodes MLDKALKFEKAFTRMYLEDQKYQKYCREISTIRGNPSTDDWKNVKAFVKFLNIFYQTTLKFSGSLYATSNSFFHEFFNLRNDIIKYTKSDDLTLVDMAKRMKSKLEKYWGKFESMNMLLIIVVVLDPRYKMKYVNYILSIAYGTLLGRIKSEDVASILTPLYNHYNDSFSENSNDNIEGDIGITSEPGDLLQSQWEKYIEEEGNSERKSDLEIYLIDDVVKIKDFNILSWWKASSSKYPIVSKIARDVLSILISTVASESAFSTGGRILETYRSSLSPKMVEALICTQQWIRLPSKECKFEDLLEEVQKLEEIEEEYPDSPLRID; translated from the exons ATGTTAGATAAAGCTTTAAAATTTGAAAAAGCTTTTACAAGAATGTATTTGGAGgaccaaaagtaccaaaaataCTGTCGAGAAATAAGTACAATAAGAGGAAATCCATCAACAGATGATTGGAAGAATGTGAAAGCTTTTGTCAAGTTTCTTAATATTTTCTATCAAACAACATTGAAATTTTCAGGCAGTTTGTATGCTACTTCCAACTCTTTCTTCCATGAATTTTTTAATCTTCGAAATGATATTATTAAGTATACTAAAAGTGATGATCTTACTTTGGTTGATATGGCAAAAAGGATGAAAAGTAAGCTTGAGAAATATTGGGGTAAATTTGAGAGTATGAATATGCTActaattattgttgttgtattaGATCCCAGATACAAGATGAAGTATGTGAACTACATTCTTTCCATTGCATATGGTACTTTGTTGGGAAGAATAAAGTCTGAAGATGTGGCGAGTATTTTGACTCCCTTATATAATCACTACAATGATTCTTTCTCTGAGAATTCTAATGACAATATTGAAGGTGACATTGGTATAACGAGTGAACCTGGTGATTTGTTGCAATCTCAATGGGAGAAATATATAGAAGAGGAGGGAAATAGTGAAAGAAAATCCGATCTTGAGATATACTTGAtagatgatgtggtaaaaatcAAGGATTTTAATATTTTGAGTTGGTGGAAAGCTTCATCTAGTAAATATCCAATTGTTTCAAAAATTGCTAGGGATGTTCTTTCTATTCTTATTTCTACTGTTGCATCTGAGTCAGCTTTTAGTACAGGTGGTCGAATTCTTGAAACTTATCGGAGTTCTTTATCGCCAAAAATGGTAGAAGCTCTTATTTGTACTCAACAATGGATACGATTACCTTCTAAAGAATGCAAGTTTGAAGACCTTTTGGAGGAAGTCCAGAAACTTGAGGAAATTGAAGAAG AATATCCAGACTCACCTTTGAGGATTGATTAG